One region of Pan paniscus chromosome 5, NHGRI_mPanPan1-v2.0_pri, whole genome shotgun sequence genomic DNA includes:
- the FABP7 gene encoding fatty acid-binding protein, brain isoform X1 produces the protein MVEAFCATWKLTDSQNFDEYMKALGVGFATRQVGNVTKPTVIISQEGDKVVIRTLSTFKNTEISFQLGEEFDETTADDRNCKSVVSLDGDKLVHIQKWDGKETNFVREIKDGKMVMVSNDNSPFFLVFFSSPHTSHLLPSSSLPLPFFLLPSFFNNTSLARFFNYM, from the exons ATGGTGGAGGCTTTCTGTGCTACCTGGAAGCTGACCGACAGTCAGAACTTTGATGAGTACATGAAGGCTCTAG GCGTGGGCTTTGCCACTAGGCAGGTGGGAAATGTGACCAAACCAACGGTAATTATCAGTCAAGAAGGAGACAAAGTGGTCATCAGGACTCTCAGCACATTCAAGAACACGGAGATTAGTTTCCAGCTGGGAGAAGAGTTTGATGAAACCACTGCAGATGATAGAAACTGTAAG TCTGTTGTTAGCCTGGATGGAGACAAACTTGTTCACATACAGAAATGGGATGGCAAAGAAACAAATTTTGTAAGAGAAATTAAGGATGGCAAAATGGTTATGGTAAGTAATGACAATTCTCcattcttccttgtttttttctcctctccgCACACCTCtcacctccttccttcttcttccctcccccttccattcttcctccttccttccttctttaataATACATCACTGGCAAGGTTCTTTAACTATATGTAA
- the FABP7 gene encoding fatty acid-binding protein, brain isoform X2: MVEAFCATWKLTDSQNFDEYMKALGVGFATRQVGNVTKPTVIISQEGDKVVIRTLSTFKNTEISFQLGEEFDETTADDRNCKSVVSLDGDKLVHIQKWDGKETNFVREIKDGKMVMTLTFGDVVAVRHYEKA, from the exons ATGGTGGAGGCTTTCTGTGCTACCTGGAAGCTGACCGACAGTCAGAACTTTGATGAGTACATGAAGGCTCTAG GCGTGGGCTTTGCCACTAGGCAGGTGGGAAATGTGACCAAACCAACGGTAATTATCAGTCAAGAAGGAGACAAAGTGGTCATCAGGACTCTCAGCACATTCAAGAACACGGAGATTAGTTTCCAGCTGGGAGAAGAGTTTGATGAAACCACTGCAGATGATAGAAACTGTAAG TCTGTTGTTAGCCTGGATGGAGACAAACTTGTTCACATACAGAAATGGGATGGCAAAGAAACAAATTTTGTAAGAGAAATTAAGGATGGCAAAATGGTTATG ACCCTTACTTTTGGTGATGTGGTTGCTGTTCGCCACTATGAGAAGGCATAA